The Pseudarthrobacter sulfonivorans genome includes a window with the following:
- a CDS encoding ABC transporter ATP-binding protein codes for MTRTGEPAIRVQNMEKSYKDLHVLRGVDFEVAAGSIFALLGSNGAGKTTLVRILSTLLKADAGTATVHGFDVAANPGDVRESISLTGQFAAVDEVLTGRENLVLVAKLRHLKNPGAIADELLGRFSLTEASGRKAAEYSGGMRRRLDIAMSLIGEPKVIFLDEPTTGLDPQARIDVWQTVKDLAQNGTTVLLTTQYLDEAEHLADRIAILHKGTIIQNGTLDELKRLLPPAEIEYVEKQPSLEDVFLALVGETAEEQEEKEASR; via the coding sequence ATGACCAGGACCGGCGAACCCGCAATCCGTGTGCAGAACATGGAGAAGTCCTACAAGGATCTGCACGTCCTGCGCGGTGTGGACTTCGAGGTGGCGGCTGGCAGCATCTTCGCGCTCCTCGGCTCGAACGGGGCGGGGAAGACCACTCTCGTGCGCATCCTCTCGACACTGCTGAAGGCCGACGCGGGAACAGCGACGGTGCACGGCTTCGACGTCGCCGCTAACCCCGGCGATGTGCGCGAGTCGATCAGCCTGACCGGGCAGTTCGCCGCCGTTGACGAAGTGCTCACGGGCCGGGAGAACCTCGTGCTGGTCGCGAAGCTCCGGCACCTGAAGAACCCGGGGGCGATCGCGGACGAGTTGCTCGGGCGCTTCTCGCTCACCGAGGCCAGCGGCCGCAAGGCAGCCGAATACTCGGGCGGCATGCGCCGCCGGCTCGACATCGCGATGAGCCTGATCGGCGAGCCGAAGGTGATCTTCCTCGACGAGCCGACCACCGGGCTCGACCCGCAGGCGCGCATCGACGTGTGGCAGACCGTCAAGGATCTCGCCCAGAACGGCACGACAGTGCTGCTCACCACCCAATACCTCGACGAGGCCGAGCATCTCGCCGACCGCATCGCGATCCTGCACAAGGGCACGATCATCCAGAACGGCACGCTCGACGAGCTCAAGCGGCTGTTGCCGCCGGCCGAGATCGAGTACGTCGAGAAGCAGCCCTCACTCGAAGACGTCTTCCTGGCGCTCGTCGGTGAGACGGCTGAAGAACAAGAAGAGAAGGAGGCATCCCGATGA
- a CDS encoding PadR family transcriptional regulator, whose product MGKQMTEMLKGTLEGIVLALLTGNPAYGYEITTLLRAQGFPDIAEGTVYALLVRIEQKGLVDVEKRPSEKGPPRKVYTLNAQGTKELDEFWNTWSFLSERLEELRKGGK is encoded by the coding sequence ATGGGCAAACAGATGACGGAGATGCTCAAAGGAACACTGGAGGGCATCGTTCTTGCCCTCCTGACCGGGAACCCGGCGTACGGGTACGAAATCACCACGCTGCTCCGGGCGCAGGGGTTCCCCGACATCGCTGAGGGCACCGTGTACGCGCTGCTCGTCAGGATCGAGCAGAAGGGCCTGGTGGACGTCGAGAAGCGGCCGTCCGAGAAGGGCCCGCCCCGCAAGGTGTACACGCTCAACGCTCAGGGCACGAAGGAACTGGACGAATTCTGGAACACATGGAGCTTCCTGTCCGAACGGCTTGAAGAGCTCCGCAAGGGAGGAAAGTGA
- a CDS encoding carbohydrate ABC transporter permease, which translates to MTTTTERVSTRTPAVPARSRRKPNWNLVLRIVLLLIAAVLTLGPVMWTLSTSLRSPSESFKLPPSFFPWNPDFTSYAQVFRQLDIVLLVLNSALVTGVIAVGQMVTAAMAGYAFANLKFRGRGALFSIVLATMMVPVQVTIVPVFMLIRGMGLSDTLLALILPAIPTAFGTFLMRQYFMGLPTDLAEAASIDGASPWRTFRSVYAPLAVPGMAIVGILAFNFHWNEFFRPLIMTISEQNFTLPLGLVSLQGNLGTGSISVVLAGVVLSMIPALVVFFFGQRALQDGLTAGSGK; encoded by the coding sequence ATGACTACCACTACAGAGCGTGTCTCCACCCGCACCCCTGCCGTGCCTGCCCGGTCCCGGCGGAAGCCGAACTGGAACCTGGTCCTCCGCATTGTCCTGCTGCTGATCGCGGCCGTCCTGACCCTGGGCCCGGTGATGTGGACCCTGTCCACCTCGCTGCGGTCGCCGTCGGAATCGTTCAAGCTGCCGCCGTCGTTCTTCCCCTGGAACCCGGACTTCACGTCCTACGCGCAGGTCTTCCGGCAGTTGGACATTGTCCTCCTGGTGCTGAACAGCGCCCTGGTCACCGGGGTCATCGCCGTCGGGCAGATGGTGACCGCCGCGATGGCCGGCTACGCCTTTGCCAACCTGAAGTTCCGCGGCCGCGGCGCCCTGTTCTCCATCGTGCTGGCCACCATGATGGTGCCGGTGCAGGTGACCATCGTGCCCGTGTTTATGCTGATCCGCGGCATGGGACTTTCGGACACCTTGCTGGCACTGATCCTGCCGGCCATCCCGACGGCGTTCGGCACCTTCCTGATGCGGCAGTACTTCATGGGGCTGCCCACCGACCTAGCGGAAGCGGCGTCGATCGACGGCGCCTCACCCTGGCGGACCTTCCGTTCGGTGTACGCCCCGCTGGCTGTTCCGGGGATGGCGATCGTGGGCATCCTCGCCTTCAATTTCCACTGGAACGAGTTTTTCCGTCCGCTCATCATGACCATCTCGGAACAGAACTTCACCCTGCCGCTGGGCCTCGTCTCCCTGCAGGGCAACCTGGGCACGGGCAGCATCTCCGTGGTGCTGGCCGGCGTGGTCCTGTCCATGATCCCCGCCCTGGTGGTCTTCTTCTTCGGCCAGCGCGCGCTGCAGGACGGCCTCACCGCCGGCAGCGGCAAATAG
- a CDS encoding extracellular solute-binding protein: MTGATTGRLREFSRRTALGALGVGIVGATVASWPRLSGTDIPGRGDNSLSIAIMGTAADAAARQRAIDAFTRLHPDIRVKVQAIQAVDWKDFFTKILTMVAAGTPPDVVYVATEGAQLFADKLAHPLDEYLRRDAADMAEFFDDVHPSLVEAFMYKGSLFQLPMDWNAANMYYNTTAFAQAGLERPADDWTHVDFRNSLAAMRKARPSDFTPYYWTNRLFGGVVPWLYANDTSFLKETRSTGGDWLWDSFYANDPSRNLRSGGYQWLEPNADDPRVFETFDYLRGLVKDGLGVRPEEGGGSSLVGLFASNRIGTTPAGGYWVQGLHEAGMKENDYDVAFFPKWRSQRHQFGTAGYAIMKTAKDKDAAWEWIKFSASREAMELIFPNPVTTPARRSMVNEALYSGKGPAHWKVFYDTLDKYPTTGPIPAPPQQAAVETALMKNVSLAVSGDERQLKQALESMQRDLELALRRQS, from the coding sequence ATGACCGGTGCCACAACTGGCCGCCTGCGTGAATTCTCGCGCCGGACCGCCCTGGGTGCCTTGGGAGTAGGAATTGTGGGAGCAACGGTGGCGTCGTGGCCCCGGCTCTCCGGAACCGATATTCCCGGGCGGGGCGACAACAGCCTCAGCATTGCCATCATGGGTACAGCCGCCGATGCCGCCGCGCGCCAGCGCGCCATCGACGCGTTCACCCGCCTCCACCCGGACATCCGGGTCAAGGTCCAGGCCATCCAGGCCGTGGACTGGAAAGACTTCTTCACCAAGATCCTCACCATGGTGGCCGCCGGCACACCGCCCGACGTCGTCTACGTTGCCACCGAGGGCGCGCAGCTCTTCGCGGACAAGCTGGCCCACCCGCTGGACGAATACCTGCGCCGCGACGCCGCGGACATGGCCGAGTTCTTCGACGACGTCCACCCCAGCCTGGTGGAGGCCTTTATGTACAAGGGCAGCCTCTTCCAGCTCCCCATGGACTGGAACGCCGCCAACATGTACTACAACACCACCGCCTTCGCACAGGCAGGTTTGGAGCGCCCGGCGGACGACTGGACGCACGTGGACTTCCGCAACAGCCTCGCCGCGATGCGCAAGGCCCGGCCGTCGGACTTCACCCCGTATTACTGGACCAACCGGCTCTTCGGCGGCGTGGTGCCCTGGCTCTACGCCAACGACACCAGCTTCCTGAAGGAAACCCGGTCCACCGGCGGGGACTGGCTCTGGGACTCCTTCTACGCCAACGATCCCTCCCGCAACCTGCGCTCCGGCGGGTACCAGTGGCTGGAACCCAACGCCGATGACCCGCGCGTCTTCGAGACTTTCGACTACCTCCGCGGCCTGGTCAAGGACGGCCTCGGCGTCCGGCCCGAAGAAGGCGGCGGCAGTTCCCTGGTGGGGCTCTTCGCCTCCAACCGGATCGGCACCACCCCGGCCGGCGGCTACTGGGTCCAGGGCCTGCACGAGGCCGGCATGAAGGAAAACGACTACGACGTCGCGTTCTTCCCCAAGTGGCGGAGCCAGCGGCACCAGTTCGGCACGGCCGGCTACGCCATCATGAAAACCGCCAAGGACAAGGACGCCGCCTGGGAATGGATCAAGTTCAGTGCCAGCCGTGAAGCCATGGAGCTGATCTTCCCCAACCCGGTGACCACCCCGGCGCGCCGCTCCATGGTCAACGAGGCGCTGTACTCGGGCAAAGGCCCGGCGCACTGGAAGGTCTTCTACGACACGCTGGACAAGTACCCCACCACCGGCCCCATCCCGGCGCCGCCCCAGCAGGCCGCCGTCGAAACGGCCCTGATGAAGAACGTCTCGCTGGCCGTCAGCGGCGATGAGCGCCAGCTCAAGCAGGCCCTCGAGTCCATGCAGCGCGATCTTGAACTGGCCCTCAGGAGGCAGTCATGA
- a CDS encoding glycosyltransferase, whose protein sequence is MNHQFVVRVLTSLTLILGVNYIVWRWLFSVNWSAAWISVPLVMVETYSLIDAFLFGLTMWKLRVREVPPSPPEGLTVDVFITTYNEPIDLVMTTAVAASRISYSHKTWILDDGARPAMKRAAQEAGIGYITRSPDWENHRRHAKAGNLNNALAATQGEFLLILDADQIPEPGIVDSMLGHFTNEKVALVQTPQWFHNVTDDDILGSQAPLFYGPIQQGKDGWNAAFFCGSNAMIRREALMQIGITGYVEGVRNSVQQTLKAADKVITRARTDHGSAGRQVDRALRNISSAVRTARQELEHNRPVAAVTYNFQRTVDVAARSIVSADIAAIQADLDEIARLSGDGRTVGFIDDAAIDRLARRDWSPIGAIRSVRKMVQALDVDRSDEALPVMPMATNSVTEDMATCMRLHAQGWESVYHHEILAKGLAPEDLRTMLTQRLRWAQGTMQVFLRENPLLQSGLAWGQRLMYFSTMWSYLSGFAAVVYIAAPIIFLCFGTMPVDAFSIDFFARLIPFLVVNQLLFFVAARGRKTWRGQQYSVALFPIWIKACTTAAGNVLFGRDLGFAVTPKTRQGDGPPWSLIRPQLVAITALVVAAITGLIRMFTGVGAPAGTLVNVAWVVFDLLILSVIIRASLYKGYTPTEEVEKDGTTR, encoded by the coding sequence TTGAACCATCAATTCGTTGTCCGGGTCCTTACGTCGCTGACCCTGATCCTGGGCGTGAATTACATAGTGTGGCGGTGGCTGTTTTCGGTGAACTGGTCCGCGGCCTGGATCAGCGTGCCGCTGGTCATGGTCGAAACCTACAGCCTGATCGATGCCTTTCTCTTCGGACTGACCATGTGGAAGCTGCGTGTCCGCGAGGTCCCGCCGTCCCCGCCGGAGGGCCTGACGGTGGACGTCTTCATCACCACCTACAACGAGCCCATCGATCTGGTCATGACCACCGCCGTCGCGGCCAGCCGCATCAGCTATTCGCACAAGACCTGGATCCTCGACGACGGCGCGCGGCCCGCCATGAAACGGGCGGCCCAGGAGGCCGGCATCGGCTACATCACACGCTCACCCGACTGGGAAAACCACCGCCGGCACGCGAAGGCCGGAAACCTCAACAACGCCCTGGCCGCTACGCAGGGCGAATTCCTCCTCATCCTGGATGCTGACCAGATTCCGGAACCTGGAATCGTGGACAGTATGCTGGGCCACTTCACCAATGAAAAAGTCGCACTGGTGCAGACCCCGCAGTGGTTCCACAATGTCACCGACGACGACATCCTGGGAAGCCAGGCACCCTTGTTCTATGGCCCCATCCAGCAAGGCAAGGACGGCTGGAACGCCGCGTTCTTCTGCGGCTCCAACGCCATGATCCGGCGCGAGGCACTCATGCAGATCGGGATCACCGGCTACGTCGAAGGCGTGCGGAACAGCGTCCAGCAGACGCTGAAGGCCGCCGACAAGGTCATCACCAGGGCACGCACCGACCACGGCAGCGCCGGCCGGCAGGTGGACCGGGCATTGAGGAACATCAGCTCGGCGGTCCGCACCGCACGCCAAGAACTCGAGCACAACAGGCCCGTCGCGGCCGTCACCTATAACTTCCAGCGAACCGTTGACGTGGCCGCACGCAGCATCGTTAGTGCGGATATCGCCGCCATCCAGGCGGACCTGGACGAAATCGCCCGCCTCTCCGGAGATGGCAGGACCGTCGGCTTCATCGACGACGCCGCCATCGACCGCCTGGCCCGCCGCGACTGGTCACCCATCGGCGCCATCAGATCAGTACGCAAAATGGTCCAGGCCCTGGACGTGGACCGCTCCGACGAGGCCCTCCCTGTCATGCCCATGGCCACGAACTCAGTCACCGAGGACATGGCCACCTGCATGCGGCTCCACGCCCAGGGCTGGGAGAGCGTCTACCACCACGAGATCCTGGCCAAAGGACTGGCCCCCGAGGACCTCCGGACCATGCTGACCCAGCGGCTGCGCTGGGCGCAGGGAACCATGCAGGTGTTCCTCCGCGAAAATCCCCTCCTCCAGAGCGGACTCGCCTGGGGCCAGCGCCTGATGTACTTCTCCACGATGTGGAGCTACCTCTCAGGTTTCGCCGCGGTGGTCTACATCGCCGCGCCCATCATCTTCCTCTGCTTTGGAACCATGCCGGTGGATGCATTCAGCATCGACTTCTTCGCCAGGCTCATCCCGTTCCTGGTGGTGAACCAGTTGCTGTTCTTCGTCGCCGCCCGCGGCAGGAAAACCTGGCGCGGGCAGCAATACAGCGTGGCGCTCTTCCCCATCTGGATCAAAGCCTGCACGACCGCGGCAGGGAACGTCCTGTTCGGCCGTGACCTCGGATTCGCGGTAACCCCCAAAACCCGCCAGGGCGACGGCCCGCCCTGGTCCCTGATCCGCCCGCAGCTCGTGGCCATAACAGCCCTGGTCGTCGCAGCCATCACCGGACTCATCCGGATGTTCACGGGCGTGGGCGCACCCGCGGGAACGCTGGTCAACGTCGCCTGGGTCGTCTTCGATCTGCTGATCCTCAGCGTGATCATCCGAGCCTCCCTCTACAAGGGATACACCCCCACGGAAGAAGTTGAGAAAGATGGAACCACACGATGA
- a CDS encoding DUF1048 domain-containing protein, with product MAAKWIELVTGSLEQKKQYKQAKARLDDLPEPYLTVAKAFNRYFMYYGGVTEGDTMVQMFSDLADLWERAAIDGTPVGEIVGEDPIEFAESFAQAYGGKRWIDKERARLNEAVDKAKGMES from the coding sequence ATGGCAGCGAAATGGATCGAGCTGGTGACCGGCTCGCTCGAGCAGAAGAAGCAGTACAAGCAGGCCAAGGCGCGGCTGGATGACCTGCCTGAGCCCTACCTCACCGTGGCGAAGGCCTTCAACCGGTACTTCATGTACTACGGCGGGGTCACCGAGGGGGACACGATGGTGCAGATGTTCTCGGACCTCGCGGACCTGTGGGAACGCGCCGCCATCGACGGCACGCCTGTGGGCGAGATCGTGGGCGAAGATCCCATCGAATTCGCCGAGAGCTTCGCTCAGGCATACGGCGGAAAGCGGTGGATCGACAAGGAACGGGCCCGTCTCAACGAGGCGGTCGACAAGGCGAAGGGGATGGAGTCATGA
- a CDS encoding carbohydrate ABC transporter permease — protein sequence MSTTIPRLERPKQPAKAVKPGTPATSQTASGRQSQRWLAWIFLAPTILGMGLFTLVPIAASVVLAFFRWDIISAPTFVGFDNFAEVVQDPTVRVSFLNTIAFVIVAVALQLGLALALAVMVQEKMPAWLRTFFRSAFFFPLILSAASVSIFMRYLFNEQFGVVNWFLSLAGIPAVPWLTTPGGSAAVVILVYVWQNFGFSFLLFIGGLASIPVETYEAAALDGATGWRKHVYVTLPLLSPTTLLASVMAIISALQVFDQPYVLTRGGPGDSTRTAVMVIFESAFQRLEFGEASAIGVILTLIIMAITAAQFRLSKRFVFYQ from the coding sequence ATGAGCACCACCATCCCTCGCCTGGAGCGGCCGAAGCAGCCTGCCAAGGCCGTCAAGCCCGGAACACCCGCCACTTCCCAGACCGCGTCCGGCCGGCAGAGCCAGCGCTGGCTTGCCTGGATCTTCCTCGCCCCCACCATCCTGGGCATGGGCCTGTTCACCCTGGTGCCCATCGCGGCATCGGTGGTCCTGGCGTTCTTCCGCTGGGACATCATCTCCGCCCCGACATTCGTGGGCTTCGACAACTTCGCCGAAGTGGTCCAGGACCCCACGGTCCGGGTGTCCTTCCTGAACACCATTGCGTTTGTGATTGTGGCGGTGGCCCTCCAGCTCGGCCTGGCCCTAGCGCTCGCCGTGATGGTGCAGGAGAAGATGCCGGCCTGGCTGCGGACCTTCTTCCGCTCAGCGTTCTTCTTCCCGCTGATCCTCTCCGCCGCCTCGGTGTCGATCTTTATGCGGTACCTCTTCAACGAGCAGTTCGGCGTGGTCAACTGGTTCCTGTCCCTCGCCGGCATCCCCGCGGTGCCGTGGCTGACCACCCCCGGCGGGTCCGCCGCCGTCGTCATCCTGGTTTATGTCTGGCAGAACTTCGGGTTCTCCTTCCTGCTGTTCATCGGCGGGCTGGCGTCGATCCCCGTGGAAACCTACGAGGCCGCCGCGCTGGACGGCGCCACCGGCTGGCGCAAACACGTCTACGTCACCCTGCCGCTGCTCAGCCCCACCACCCTGCTGGCGTCCGTGATGGCCATCATCAGCGCGCTCCAGGTGTTCGACCAGCCGTACGTCCTGACCCGCGGCGGGCCCGGGGACTCCACCCGCACCGCCGTGATGGTGATCTTCGAATCCGCGTTCCAGCGCCTCGAATTCGGTGAGGCCTCGGCCATCGGCGTGATCCTGACCCTGATCATCATGGCCATCACCGCCGCGCAGTTCCGGCTCAGCAAACGATTCGTCTTCTACCAGTAA
- a CDS encoding ABC transporter permease, whose amino-acid sequence MSTHVLSDTGVLTGRSLRHILRSPDTIITTAVTPIALMLLFVYVLGGAINTGSDESYVNYMLPGILLITIASGIAYTAYRLFLDMQGGIFERFQSMPIARSSVLWAHVLTSLVANLVSVAVVVGVALLMGFRTGASVGAWLAIAGILVLFTLALTWLAVIAGLSAKTVDGASAFSYPLIFLPFISSAFVPTATMPGPVAWFAENQPVTSIVNSIRALFAQQPVGSDIWIALAWCVGILVIAYVFAMAAYRRKIT is encoded by the coding sequence ATGAGCACCCACGTCCTCAGCGATACCGGCGTCCTCACCGGCCGCTCGCTGCGCCACATCCTGCGCAGCCCGGACACGATCATCACCACCGCGGTCACGCCGATCGCGCTGATGCTGCTGTTCGTGTATGTGCTTGGCGGCGCGATCAATACCGGATCCGACGAGTCGTACGTCAACTACATGCTCCCCGGCATCCTGCTGATCACGATTGCCTCCGGCATCGCCTACACCGCCTACCGCCTGTTCCTCGACATGCAGGGCGGCATCTTCGAGCGCTTCCAGTCCATGCCGATCGCGCGGTCGAGCGTGCTCTGGGCGCACGTGCTCACCTCACTGGTGGCCAACCTCGTCTCGGTCGCGGTCGTCGTCGGCGTGGCCCTCCTCATGGGGTTCCGCACCGGAGCATCCGTGGGCGCATGGCTTGCAATCGCCGGCATCCTGGTCCTGTTCACGCTCGCCCTGACCTGGCTGGCCGTGATCGCGGGGCTCTCCGCGAAGACCGTCGACGGCGCCAGCGCGTTCAGCTACCCGCTGATCTTCCTGCCGTTCATCAGCTCGGCGTTCGTTCCGACGGCGACAATGCCGGGCCCGGTGGCCTGGTTCGCTGAGAACCAGCCGGTGACCTCGATCGTGAACTCTATCCGCGCGCTGTTCGCGCAGCAGCCGGTTGGGAGCGATATCTGGATCGCACTGGCCTGGTGCGTCGGCATCCTCGTTATCGCCTACGTGTTCGCCATGGCCGCCTACCGGCGCAAGATCACCTAA
- a CDS encoding phosphatase PAP2 family protein has translation MTIPRQAPPRTPARPSPGSGFMFAFAWLACVVGLIATYYYFVQTTTGQFIDESALVEAVDIHGPAGKAATEFLDWLPTISLVVAAVVVLFVTVIRRRWSAAGIAVTACIGANIATQVLKEVLPARPDRGVVTLELNSLPSGHTTLAASAAAAVFLMASPRWRPLAGFVGGTFAIASGVSTLINQWHRPADVVAAFLLVGAFMIPAGWLIIRNGAAWNVWDGFDRHVGSAKIWLTLPVVIGLASAGVAVYSLAKIAPGPLQDDSTTNYFWAGISLIVIAGYLATVATTSLFAYAARRRDAPTR, from the coding sequence ATGACCATTCCACGCCAGGCACCACCGCGGACCCCGGCCCGACCCTCCCCGGGCTCCGGCTTTATGTTCGCGTTCGCCTGGCTCGCCTGCGTCGTCGGTCTGATCGCCACGTACTACTACTTCGTCCAGACCACCACGGGCCAGTTCATCGATGAATCCGCGCTGGTTGAAGCCGTGGACATCCACGGGCCCGCGGGCAAGGCAGCCACCGAGTTCCTGGACTGGCTGCCCACCATCTCGCTGGTGGTGGCCGCCGTCGTGGTTCTGTTTGTCACGGTGATCCGACGGCGGTGGTCGGCCGCCGGGATCGCAGTCACCGCGTGCATCGGTGCGAATATCGCCACGCAGGTCCTGAAGGAAGTGCTGCCCGCCCGCCCGGACAGGGGTGTGGTGACGCTGGAGCTGAACTCGCTGCCGTCCGGGCATACCACGCTGGCGGCGTCGGCTGCGGCGGCGGTGTTCCTGATGGCCTCGCCGCGGTGGCGTCCGCTGGCCGGTTTTGTGGGCGGCACCTTCGCCATCGCCTCGGGAGTCTCCACCCTGATCAACCAGTGGCACCGCCCGGCCGACGTCGTCGCAGCCTTCCTCCTGGTGGGCGCGTTTATGATCCCCGCCGGGTGGCTGATCATCCGGAACGGCGCGGCGTGGAACGTGTGGGACGGCTTCGACAGGCACGTGGGCTCGGCAAAGATCTGGCTCACGCTGCCGGTGGTGATCGGGCTGGCTTCCGCGGGGGTGGCCGTGTATTCGCTGGCCAAGATCGCCCCGGGGCCGCTCCAGGATGACAGCACCACCAACTACTTCTGGGCCGGGATCTCGCTCATCGTGATCGCCGGGTACCTGGCCACCGTGGCCACCACGTCGCTGTTCGCATATGCCGCACGACGGCGGGACGCACCAACGCGCTGA
- a CDS encoding glycosyl hydrolase, protein MPSEAAGRAGVALSTSAGPAGASVTVTGTGFARQSSGTLTAGSSTIPFTTGANGSFAADVTIPASTAATVVVTAKSGKTSASAPYSVTYSPASTSAGRDSAAMASSAPITMAAPAQMSTTTVNLPISSDPLRFGVSTPGGPLATSELDAVATLVNENPSIVMSYKDFSQAAPIADLNAVDARGATSLITWEPWLWSGNGANQPAYALDRITAGDFDTYITQWGTALAAWDKPVMLRFAHEMNGNWYPWAESANGNQAGDYVAAWRHVHDVVAATGATNVQWLWSPNVPYWGSTPLSGLYPGAGYVDVVGLDGYNWGTAASWSSWTSPSALFGDGLTALRSLAPGKPIIISETGSAEAGGSKADWNTALVSYLAAQSDVTAFVWFHHNKEVDWRINSSTSSANALATALAARNS, encoded by the coding sequence GTGCCATCGGAGGCTGCAGGGCGGGCAGGGGTTGCCCTGAGCACCTCCGCAGGGCCGGCCGGAGCGTCCGTCACGGTGACCGGCACCGGCTTTGCGCGTCAGTCTTCCGGAACGCTGACAGCCGGTTCATCCACCATCCCGTTCACCACCGGGGCCAACGGTTCCTTCGCAGCGGACGTGACCATACCGGCTTCAACCGCAGCGACTGTTGTGGTGACGGCCAAGTCGGGAAAGACCTCGGCGTCCGCGCCCTACTCCGTCACGTATAGCCCGGCCTCCACATCGGCCGGCCGTGACAGCGCGGCCATGGCCAGTTCTGCCCCAATCACGATGGCGGCCCCGGCGCAGATGTCCACAACAACCGTCAACCTTCCGATCAGCTCTGACCCGCTGAGGTTCGGAGTCTCGACGCCCGGCGGTCCGCTGGCCACCAGCGAGCTCGACGCCGTCGCAACCTTGGTCAACGAAAACCCGTCCATCGTCATGTCCTACAAGGACTTCAGCCAGGCTGCGCCGATCGCGGACCTGAACGCCGTCGACGCCCGGGGCGCCACCAGCCTCATCACCTGGGAGCCCTGGCTCTGGAGCGGAAACGGCGCCAACCAGCCCGCCTACGCCCTGGACCGCATCACTGCCGGAGACTTCGACACCTACATCACCCAGTGGGGTACCGCCCTGGCAGCATGGGACAAGCCCGTCATGCTGCGGTTCGCCCACGAAATGAACGGCAACTGGTACCCCTGGGCTGAATCCGCCAACGGCAACCAGGCCGGGGACTACGTCGCGGCATGGCGCCACGTCCACGACGTCGTGGCGGCGACCGGAGCCACCAACGTGCAGTGGCTCTGGAGCCCGAACGTCCCGTACTGGGGCTCCACCCCGCTCTCCGGACTCTACCCCGGCGCCGGCTACGTCGACGTTGTTGGCCTGGACGGCTACAACTGGGGAACCGCCGCATCGTGGAGTTCCTGGACATCGCCGTCGGCCCTCTTCGGCGACGGCCTGACAGCGCTCCGCAGCCTCGCGCCCGGCAAGCCGATCATTATCTCCGAGACAGGCTCCGCCGAGGCTGGAGGGTCCAAGGCGGACTGGAACACGGCCCTCGTCTCCTACCTCGCAGCCCAGTCCGACGTCACCGCCTTCGTCTGGTTCCACCACAACAAGGAAGTCGACTGGCGGATCAACAGCTCCACCTCCTCGGCGAACGCCCTCGCCACGGCTCTGGCCGCCCGGAATTCCTGA
- a CDS encoding ATP-binding protein, translating to MRDERLQVHELHACADPECLGKVHDLLAEMWGESPEVSELDRAMFETAVIEIAANIVRHGSDEGRTLCNLVLEVYPNRLDAHFRDDGRIAHVNIDAAAMPDSFAESGRGLAMAKAAVDVLTYERHNEANYWTLSRTRTVC from the coding sequence ATGAGAGATGAACGCCTCCAAGTCCATGAACTCCACGCCTGCGCGGACCCCGAATGCCTGGGCAAGGTCCACGACCTGCTGGCCGAAATGTGGGGCGAATCGCCGGAAGTTTCCGAGCTGGACCGGGCCATGTTCGAAACCGCCGTCATCGAAATCGCAGCCAACATCGTCCGGCACGGCTCCGACGAAGGCCGCACCCTCTGCAACCTCGTCCTCGAGGTCTATCCAAACCGCCTCGACGCCCACTTCAGGGACGACGGCCGCATCGCCCACGTGAACATCGACGCAGCCGCGATGCCGGACTCTTTTGCAGAAAGCGGCCGCGGCCTCGCCATGGCAAAGGCCGCCGTCGACGTCCTCACCTACGAAAGGCACAACGAAGCCAACTATTGGACACTCAGCCGGACGCGAACTGTCTGCTAA